From Drosophila subpulchrella strain 33 F10 #4 breed RU33 unplaced genomic scaffold, RU_Dsub_v1.1 Primary Assembly Seq354, whole genome shotgun sequence, the proteins below share one genomic window:
- the LOC119559894 gene encoding protein jagunal, which yields MATRGGPMVAGTDGNDFEFRQRVAGTYQISLLNKSRLKFCIFFHALLFFVMLAKLTSDILDRLDIFVLEIEELEVPPPLWWEYVWAGSLLTSFLGLSAARGNKVREMQKYMVAILLFAILPLLYCFAYYFSDVWEFATLDKSMELDETDIFVWRGYPYGVFWYAFCFVGFQVHGFTLYFAYNLVKAWKARTATRKFQ from the exons ATGGCAACGCGCGGCGGTCCAATGGTCGCGGGCACCGACGGCAACGACTTCGAGTTCAGGCAGCGCGTAGCTGGCACATATCAAATTAG CCTGCTGAACAAGTCCAGGTTGAAGTTCTGCATCTTCTTTCACGCCCTGCTCTTCTTCGTGATGCTGGCCAAGCTCACGTCGGACATCCTGGACCGCCTGGACATCTTTGTGCTGGAAATCGAGGAGCTGGAGGTGCCGCCTCCGCTGTGGTGGGAGTACGTGTGGGCCGGGTCGCTGCTTACCTCCTTCCTGGGCCTCTCGGCCGCCAGGGGCAACAAGGTGCGCGAAATGCAGAAGTACATGGTGGCCATCCTGCTGTTCGCCATCCTGCCGCTGCTCTACTGCTTCGCCTACTACTTCTCGGACGTGTGGGAGTTCGCCACGCTGGACAAGTCCATGGAGCTGGACGAGACGGACATTTTTGTGTGGCGC GGTTATCCGTACGGTGTGTTCTGGTACGCCTTCTGCTTCGTGGGCTTCCAGGTGCACGGATTCACGCTATACTTCGCCTACAACCTGGTCAAGGCCTGGAAGGCCAGAACTGCCACGCGCAAGTTCCAGTAA